In Uranotaenia lowii strain MFRU-FL chromosome 2, ASM2978415v1, whole genome shotgun sequence, one genomic interval encodes:
- the LOC129745380 gene encoding uncharacterized protein LOC129745380, with translation MATCNSCDSIRASSAVRKAKLDSELKRLEEEKEIEMAYLTKRYQTLKKSLMQEEDEICRAYSCPKAVPAPAEKVRYTTEYAISCWEVKDTASQETSTKVQFSKQGKNAGFPKRGKQHVGFPKKGNPNAGAIKECQQVGIKQPRDRPHHSKPQGLTPEQLAARQIFPLDLPTFSGNPAHWPDFISAYRNSTEACGFSNFENMIRLQQYLKNQAAQVVRSRLINPDSVPQAIETLRSYFGKPMMIIEDLLEKIRLTPSPNLKNLDSVMMFGSTVHCVCARLKAADLNDYLDSPDLLYDLLDKLPYELEMQWDDYIERIHSVNLQTLGSFIDMIGASFIPESSIAF, from the coding sequence ATGGCAACTTGCAATAGCTGCGATTCGATTCGCGCTTCCTCAGCCGTCCGCAAAGCCAAACTAGATTCGGAGCTGAAGCGTCTGGAGGAAGAAAAAGAGATTGAAATGGCATATCTGACTAAACGATACCAAACCTTGAAGAAATCTTTGATGCAGGAAGAAGATGAAATATGCCGTGCTTATTCGTGTCCGAAGGCTGTACCAGCACCAGCTGAGAAGGTAAGATATACGACGGAATACGCAATTAGCTGCTGGGAAGTTAAGGATACGGCTTCCCAGGAGACATCGACGAAAGTTCAATTCTCGAAGCAAGGGAAAAATGCAGGATTCCCTAAAAGAGGAAAGCAACACGTAGGGTTTCCTAAAAAAGGTAATCCCAATGCAGGTGCCATAAAGGAATGTCAGCAGGTCGGTATTAAGCAACCACGTGATCGACCCCACCATTCGAAACCGCAAGGGTTAACTCCGGAGCAGCTTGCAGCCCGTCAAATTTTTCCGCTGGACTTGCCAACGTTTTCAGGGAATCCTGCTCACTGGCCTGATTTTATTAGTGCCTATCGGAACTCCACCGAGGCGTGCGGGTTCAGTAATTTCGAAAATATGATTCGCCTTCAACAATACCTGAAGAACCAGGCAGCGCAGGTCGTTCGTAGCCGGCTGATTAATCCTGATTCCGTTCCGCAAGCGATAGAAACATTGCGAAGCTATTTCGGTAAACCGATGATGATAATTGAAGACTTACTGGAGAAAATTAGACTCACCCCTTCTCCGAATTTGAAGAACCTTGATTCAGTTATGATGTTTGGGAGCACAGTTCATTGCGTCTGTGCCCGCCTGAAGGCAGCCGACTTAAATGATTACCTCGACAGTCCGGATCTGCTGTACGATTTGCTGGATAAGCTTCCGTATGAGCTAGAAATGCAATGGGACGATTATATCGAAAGGATTCATAGTGTAAACTTGCAAACTTTGGGAAGTTTCATAGATATGATTGGTGCTTCCTTCATTCCTGAGAGCTCTATTGCTTTCTAG